AGTTCCTCGGCCACGCGCCGCGTCTGGTTGACCGGGATTGCGAAGCCCAGGCCGATGCTGCCGCTCTGGCTGCTCTCCGAACGGCCGAGGGTGGCGATGGCCGAGTTCACCCCGACGACCTCGCCCTTGCCGTTCACCAGCGGTCCGCCGGAGTTGCCCGGGTTGATGGCGGCGTCGGTCTGGATGGCGCTGATGTACGCGGGCTCCTCGCTGCTGGTGCCGGATTCGTCGCCCGCGATGACCGGACGGTTGAGCGAGCTGACGATGCCGGTCGTCACCGTGCCGGTCAGACCCAGCGGGGAGCCGATCGCGATCACCGGGTCGCCGACCACCACCTGGTCGGAGTTGCCCAAGGTGATCTCCGGCGTCCCGAACGTGTCCTCCGGCTTCACCACGGCCAGGTCGGAGCCGGGGTCACGGCCCACGATGCGGCCCGAGGTGGTCTTCCGGTTGTTGAACATGATCCGGATCTCGCCGCCCTTGGCGGCCAGAGAGACGACGTGGTTGTTGGTGACCACGTAGCCGTTCTTGATCAGGAAGCCTGATCCGGTCGCGCCCTCGGTGGCGGTGCCGGCCTCGATCGAGACCACGCTGGGCAGCACCCGCGCGGCCACACCCGCCACCGACCCCGGCTCCCGGTTGGTCGCGCCGGCCGTCGGCAAGGGGCCGAGGCTGTAGGAGGGGTCGTTGCTGTCGTTCGTCCTGGTCAGCAGGTACGTGCCGACGCTGCCGAGCAGCGAGGCCAGCAGAGCGATGGCCACGGCGATCGAGACGAGGAAGACGGTGCTCGGTACGCGCCTGGGCCCGCGAGAGCCCGGCGCGCCCGGGGGCGGCGGCGCCCATGCCGCGCCCAGGGGAAGGGCCTGGCG
The Nonomuraea helvata genome window above contains:
- a CDS encoding trypsin-like peptidase domain-containing protein; translated protein: MTDETRPTEGRTPSDYPEPQGRPDFLPADDSLEVPSPRPEPPASFGTSWGDPSGRSSPGVPPYGGSPPSGPSYGAPSFANPSFSAPAAPESPSYGSSYENPSYGSSYENPSYGSSYDSPSGSYERPSFGGGQDNGTRVYEAPMAPMFGGPPPSGPSGGGTPPPPPRQALPLGAAWAPPPPGAPGSRGPRRVPSTVFLVSIAVAIALLASLLGSVGTYLLTRTNDSNDPSYSLGPLPTAGATNREPGSVAGVAARVLPSVVSIEAGTATEGATGSGFLIKNGYVVTNNHVVSLAAKGGEIRIMFNNRKTTSGRIVGRDPGSDLAVVKPEDTFGTPEITLGNSDQVVVGDPVIAIGSPLGLTGTVTTGIVSSLNRPVIAGDESGTSSEEPAYISAIQTDAAINPGNSGGPLVNGKGEVVGVNSAIATLGRSESSQSGSIGLGFAIPVNQTRRVAEELITTGKAKRPKIGIVLDKDYKGQGVKIASGPSGGRQPVDRNGPADRAGLKAGDVILEIDGLTLQDGNELIALIRSKAPGSKITIKYQRAGQDHTATLVVTAEDEPTPTPS